In Burkholderia sp. GAS332, one DNA window encodes the following:
- a CDS encoding Glycosyltransferase involved in cell wall bisynthesis — translation MKIIHLANHAQSVGNGIVNVMIDLACLQARAGHDVTVASAGGGFEDLLARHGVRHVLLPQSPRPSRVPGMVAGFRRLVAQVDPDVVHAHMMTGALIARLSALRRRFVLVTTVHNAFQRSATLMRVGDHVVAVSDAVGVEMVRRGIPRTRLSVVRNGTIGTPRLAGMPVPAAPQLAHPCVVTVSGMYERKGIGDLLRAFALLSKRVPDAVLYLVGDGPDRAAMEALAGQLGIAGQTHFEGFVADPRAYLAQADVFALASHYEAAGLVLCEARETGRVIVATRVGGIPEMLDDGEAGLLVPAHDPVTLSETLGLLLTDRVAHAALAARAAQNLDTFSVQRVSDGYLSIYERTLARCQPRRFATIATRSGSVPGIATATLAVPDALHKP, via the coding sequence ATGAAAATCATCCATCTCGCCAATCACGCGCAAAGCGTCGGCAACGGTATCGTCAACGTGATGATCGACCTTGCCTGCCTGCAGGCGCGCGCCGGCCACGACGTCACGGTGGCGTCGGCGGGCGGCGGTTTCGAAGACCTGCTGGCGCGGCACGGCGTGCGTCACGTGCTGCTTCCCCAGTCGCCCCGGCCGTCGCGCGTGCCGGGCATGGTGGCGGGCTTCAGACGCCTTGTCGCGCAGGTCGACCCCGACGTGGTGCACGCGCACATGATGACGGGCGCGCTGATTGCACGCCTGAGCGCGCTGCGGCGGCGTTTCGTGCTCGTCACGACGGTGCACAACGCGTTCCAGCGGAGCGCCACGCTGATGCGCGTCGGCGACCACGTGGTGGCGGTCAGCGACGCCGTAGGGGTGGAGATGGTGCGGCGTGGCATACCCAGGACGCGCCTGAGCGTGGTGCGCAACGGCACGATCGGCACGCCGCGCCTAGCCGGCATGCCGGTTCCCGCGGCGCCGCAATTGGCGCATCCGTGCGTCGTCACGGTGTCGGGCATGTATGAACGCAAGGGTATCGGCGATTTGCTGCGCGCCTTCGCGTTGCTGAGCAAGCGCGTGCCGGACGCGGTGCTGTATCTCGTCGGCGATGGGCCCGATCGCGCCGCGATGGAAGCACTCGCCGGGCAGCTCGGGATTGCCGGGCAGACGCACTTCGAAGGCTTTGTTGCCGACCCGCGTGCTTATCTTGCGCAGGCCGACGTGTTTGCGCTGGCATCGCACTACGAAGCGGCCGGGCTGGTGCTGTGCGAGGCGCGCGAGACGGGACGCGTGATCGTGGCGACCCGGGTGGGCGGCATTCCCGAAATGCTGGATGACGGCGAGGCCGGTCTGCTGGTGCCGGCTCACGACCCGGTCACGCTGTCAGAGACGCTCGGGCTGCTCCTGACCGATCGCGTTGCGCACGCGGCGCTGGCTGCGCGGGCGGCGCAGAACCTCGACACGTTCAGCGTGCAGCGTGTGAGTGACGGCTATCTGTCGATCTACGAACGTACGTTGGCACGCTGCCAGCCGCGCCGCTTTGCGACCATTGCGACGCGCAGCGGCAGTGTGCCTGGCATCGCCACGGCCACGCTCGCGGTGCCGGATGCCTTACACAAGCCTTGA